A segment of the Candidatus Protochlamydia naegleriophila genome:
CCTAGTTGCTGATAAAGCAGGGCTAAGCGTACTAAATTATAGACAGGAAGAATCGTACTAGCAGCCGCAGGCTGTTCTTGTAGCTGCGTTTGAAGTTGAAGCGAGTGTTGCAGGGCTTCTGCGTAGAGTCCTTCACCAATCAGAAGAGATGTTTTAGCATATTCTTCATAAGGAGCGAGCTGATCAGGCCTGACGCGTTTAAACGTCGATTGAGCCAATGCCTTAGCTTCGGGAATTTGACCTTGGATTAGAAGCATTTGGGCAAGCGATCCATCATATTTAGCATGCAACTCTGGGTGGCGGGCCATGATGGTTGTGAGTTCTTGCAAACGCGCTGTCGTTGCTGAATCGGTTCCTTGCTGGATTTTTTGAAAGGCCATTTCGGCCTGCATAAAATCGTTTTCAGCATTGAGGTTCCGTACCGATAAATAGCGGTAAGAAATCAGCAAGGCAGCGAACAAGCCAACCAAGCCCCATAAAAGAATCTGTTTATTGGCAGTCAACCAATCGATGAAAGGGTGATCCATCCATCCATCGGAAAATTCGCGATCTAGAGAAGAAGGTGTAGACTGTTTACTCATGGCCATCACAAGGTTAATGGGTTTTTGCCTAATAATAGACTCTCAAAAAAGAATGCGAGCGAAATCATAAATAAAAGCATGATATTTTTCAGCTATTTCTTGTAAAATGAGAGTTTAATAAATAACGTCAGTTTAAGAATTTCCTTTGGTTGTTCATTGAATTGCTACGAAGGAGTCGTGTAAATTAGGCTGTGAGCGTAGTCAGAAAAGCAATTGCTGAGATATAAACTATTCCAGTTTATGAACGTCCATGTAAGAGGATGCTACAAAATATGATCAGTTTTCTTTGCTGCTATAATCGTTTAGAAAATTTTTGCAACTTTTCCGGCAATTTTAGCACACAAATCAACCGATTGGATTTTCATATCCTCTAAGCGAATTAATTTTTACCCTGTTTTTTTAATTAAAGCAATCATTTGTCGACGCATGCAAAAAGAATTTCCAGTAGAATCGGCGCAAGACGACTTGCGCGAAGTTTTCTTGACTCAGATTAGAATCAATCCCTATCAGCCAAGGCGCGATTTTAAGCCGGAAGAGTTACAGGAACTTGCCGATTCGATTAAGGCAGTGGGCATTATCCACCCCCCTCTTGTACGTCCCTTAGCCGATGACGATTGCTACGAACTCATTGCCGGGGAAAGGCGCTTTCGAGCCTCTCAATTGGCTGGACTGCAGACCATTCCAGTCTTCGTGCGTCATACATCTTATGCTCTCTCGGCCCAAGCGGCTTTGATTGAAAATATCCAGCGGGTCGATCTCAATCCGTTGGAAATCGCCAAAGCTCTTAAGCAGCTCATGCAAGATTTTAATTTTAATCAAGACCGCTTGGCTCAGCAAATCGGAAAAAAACGTTCAACCGTTGCCAACTATTTGCGCTTACTCGCTTTGCCCTACTCGATTCAAACGAGCATTTTGCAAGGAACGATTTCGATGGGCCATGCTAAGGCCATTTTAGCCTTGGAGTCAGAAGATAAGCAGCAACTGCTGCATGATTTGATTCTACGCGATGATCTCAATGTGCGCGAAGCCGAGCAAGCTGCAACGCGTATCGGGGAAAAAGCAAAAAAGCAGCAACTGAGCTATGTGGCGCGCGATTTTTATCTGGAGCAATTGGCTGAAAAGATTCAACACAAGCTTGGAACGAAGGTCATGATTCAGGGTAAAGGCAAGCGCGGCCGCATTAGCATCGACTACTACAATTTGGATGATCTCGATCGCTTACTCCATCTTTTTGGAGTCAAGGAAGAGATCTAAGCGAATCAGGCTGGATTGATAATCTAAGATGAACGGCTCGTAGGAAGTTGTAAAGGGCGAAGCTATTAGATGTGGCGGTCTGTTTTAGAATCTGATGCGCTTTTCTCCTCTATTAGAAGGCGAATAGCTATTTGCCTCTCACTAGAGACGTACTCTTTCTTTTTTTGGATACTTTGAAATGAATAACAGGAGAAGCATTCCGAATAAAATCAATGAGAAAGAAAATTAAAAGGCATTTTTCCAATCAAATGAGTTTCTGATATTCCTTTGAGGGCTTTCGCAAAATAGGGGAATGAATCTACAAGCTAAAAAGACTGGGGAAAGGAGTACTAACTCAATCAATTTACGTGCAAATTTTGCCACTTATTAAAGTCTTCAATAAACATAAGAGCTGTGGTTTTAAAAAAGGCAAATTAGCAATGATAGATTTCTTCAAAACTTCACTCGATTGTTAAAATGGCTCTTTTTTTGAGAAATTTCGAAAGTAGAAGCCCTAAAATACGGATAAGTGCAGTTTTCTTATTATTAAGTGGAAGCTAAATTTGGTGGGATAGATATTTTCGACTGAGCATTTAAGATTTGATACCGATCAAGCAACCTTAGACATTGTAGCTTTGAGGGATGTTCTATTAATAAAACACCTGTTTTTTTATTGACTCGTATAAGCAGTTTTTTAAAGAAATATACATAAAAAGCAATCTTTAAATAATTCATTATGGAAATAATATGATTTCACTAGCTGTTTCTTATTTGCTCTCTTCTAATTCCACTCCTGCAGCCAATAACTTGGCGATTACGCGTAGGCAAAGTTCTCAGGAGCCTAAAATGGGATGGATGGCTCAGCTGTTTCTGAAATATAGTCCACGCGATGCACAATATGTAGAGGCTGTAAAAAAATGCATACATGTTCATACCATTCTAAGCAATCACGTTGTAGAAGGCTGGTCCATCTACTGCTGTGCTTTACTTAATTACCATGCGGTTAACGATCCCTCTTTTGCTTATGATGAACAGCGATTGTGTAAAATCTTTGAGCGGGCTGAGGCACAGATTGAGAGAACGTTCGAGGATATAGTGGTTTGTGTGAAAGGATTATGGGCGGGTTATCTGGTGCAAGCTGGCGCATCAAGAGAAAAAGCATTAAAAATTGGACAGCCTATTGCGTTTGAGGAAGCTATCGAGACGGACGATCCTATTGAGTATATTGTGAAATTGAATGGTAAAGTTCCCGAAAGAGTCGTTCATTATACATTAATGACCAAGAAAATTACTTGCATTTTTAACAAAATTATTGAATTGGATAGTGTGCAATTCCCAGATGAATACAATATTCAATTATTTGTTAATAAAAAAATAGAAGAAATCTATAACAGAGTTGATCATTTAGAGAATATTAGCTTTGGACGATTTTTGCTGGGGGGTGGGTTCGTTACAATGAAAATGTCAAAAGGGGAAGAGCACCAAATCAAGTTAGATTAAACCGAAACAGATCCCAAAGCTAGGTGGTTTTCAAGACCTATTCTCCATGCAGTTTCTTTTTGAGAGGAATGAAGCAAGAAATGTGGAATTCTTTTTTCAAGTTTTTCGTTGAAAATAATAATTATGAACTTTTTCGAACGATCATTGCCATCAAAGCGTAACTTCGGTAGAAAAAATGATTTACTTAATCATTTTTTATCGAAAAGGCATGGTATGGAAAAACGCGTTGATGTCCTTTCTTCTGAGCAAGTCTTGGATCAACAAAGACTCTTAAGGCGTCAAGTTGTTCAATCCTCTTTCAATTCCTTTCTCATCGCAGCTCTTCTTTCGTTTCCCTTTTTAATTCAAATGATAGCCAAGGGGCTTGGCTATTCTTTTGAAGTTGGCTCTGCCTGGCAATGGATACTCGCCACCCTTGTGCAATTTGGATGCGGTTGGCCACTCTACCTTTCTGCTTATAGGGCTTTGAAAGCAAAAAGAGGCAATATGGACTTGCTGATTGTACTTGGTACAACCGCTGCCTATAGTCTAAGCTTGGCCGTTTATTTCTGGCACCTGCCTCAATATCTTTACTTTGAAAGTAGTGCGATCATCATAACGCTCACTCTACTTGGAAGATGGCTGGAAGCCTTAATGCAGGGCAGAATGTCCAAGACCTTGGAACAGCTGCTGCACTCGCAGCCGAAAAGTGCAAGGCTTGACAAAGGAAAACAGGCGATAGCCGATATAACAGTTGCTAAACCAGGAGATCTTTTTGTAGTACATCCTGGAGAGCGCATTCCCGTTGATGGAATAGTTCGTGA
Coding sequences within it:
- a CDS encoding ParB/RepB/Spo0J family partition protein, whose product is MQKEFPVESAQDDLREVFLTQIRINPYQPRRDFKPEELQELADSIKAVGIIHPPLVRPLADDDCYELIAGERRFRASQLAGLQTIPVFVRHTSYALSAQAALIENIQRVDLNPLEIAKALKQLMQDFNFNQDRLAQQIGKKRSTVANYLRLLALPYSIQTSILQGTISMGHAKAILALESEDKQQLLHDLILRDDLNVREAEQAATRIGEKAKKQQLSYVARDFYLEQLAEKIQHKLGTKVMIQGKGKRGRISIDYYNLDDLDRLLHLFGVKEEI